In Elaeis guineensis isolate ETL-2024a chromosome 1, EG11, whole genome shotgun sequence, a genomic segment contains:
- the LOC105039188 gene encoding RING-H2 finger protein ATL46 — protein sequence MVVVSSPSTARTPWALLQIERKMGFLPAFPSPQLHSFQRDSLPFSSSQPPPSSPSSGSRISPAVLFIIVILAVIFFISGLLHLLLRFLIKKHPSGSSSSQSNGNQAAGDLSSSEALQRQLQQLFHLHDSGLDQAFIDALPVFLYREIVGPKEPFDCAVCLCEFDDDDKLRLLPICGHAFHINCIDTWLLSNSTCPLCRGSLFVQGLSIENPIFDFEELRGEGGFAGDREDGFSTPGGQKPVDVEEIAAEKRVFPVRLGKFKNLGRRDGGAGGDDLDGNGNVQGTVRREEGESSSSSLDARRCFSMGSYQYVLGEANLQVALCSGSTRIGNGRGVRGRGVGGNPASNEVLEGKRLGIAGKGESFSVSKIWQWSNKKEGKLPISAEASSFDGAFPWARRSVGDI from the coding sequence ATGGTTGTCGTATCCTCCCCATCCACTGCCAGAACACCTTGGGCTCTGCTGCAAATCGAGAGAAAGATGGGATTTTTACCTGCCTTCCCATCTCCCCAACTCCATAGCTTCCAGAGGGACTCACTCCCATTCTCCTCCTCCCAGCCCCCACCATCTTCCCCATCCTCCGGCAGTAGAATAAGCCCCGCAGTCCTCTTCATCATAGTAATCCTGGCGGTGATCTTCTTCATCTCTGGCCTCCTCCACCTCCTGTTGAGATTCCTCATCAAGAAGCACCCCTCTGGTTCCTCTTCTAGCCAGTCCAATGGGAACCAGGCGGCAGGGGACCTCTCGAGCTCGGAGGCCCTCCAGCGCCAGCTCCAGCAGCTGTTTCACCTCCATGACTCGGGCCTCGACCAGGCCTTCATCGATGCGCTGCCCGTCTTCCTCTACAGGGAGATCGTCGGCCCCAAGGAGCCCTTCGACTGCGCCGTCTGCCTCTGCGAGTTCGACGACGACGACAAGCTCCGCCTCCTTCCCATCTGCGGCCACGCCTTCCACATCAACTGCATTGACACCTGGCTGCTCTCCAATTCCACCTGCCCTCTTTGCCGGGGGTCCCTCTTCGTGCAGGGCCTGTCGATAGAGAACCCAATTTTCGATTTTGAGGAGCTGAGGGGGGAGGGTGGATTCGCCGGCGACCGGGAGGATGGCTTCTCGACGCCTGGCGGTCAGAAGCCGGTGGATGTGGAGGAGATTGCTGCTGAGAAGAGAGTGTTCCCAGTGAGGCTTGGGAAATTCAAGAACTTGGGCCGTAGAGATGGTGGTGCCGGTGGTGATGATTTGGATGGTAACGGCAATGTCCAAGGTACtgtgagaagagaggaaggggagagtAGCAGCAGTAGCTTGGATGCAAGGAGGTGCTTCTCCATGGGCTCTTACCAGTATGTACTTGGGGAGGCTAATCTCCAAGTGGCTCTCTGCAGTGGTTCTACTAGGATTGGTAATGGTAGGGGTGTCAGAGGAAGGGGAGTTGGTGGAAATCCAGCAAGTAATGAGGTTTTGGAGGGGAAGAGGTTAGGGATTGCTGGCAAAGGTGAGAGCTTTTCAGTGTCAAAGATCTGGCAGTGGTCTAATAAGAAGGAGGGGAAGCTCCCAATCTCTGCAGAAGCTTCCTCTTTCGATGGGGCATTTCCATGGGCTAGGAGAAGTGTTGGGGATATATGA
- the LOC105039189 gene encoding probable RNA-dependent RNA polymerase 2 isoform X1, producing the protein MGGGRATVQVSNIPLTAVAQELFEFFDAAVGSVFACEIATARRNWKSRGFGRVQFDSLGAAERACRLADRCDLPDFQGARLAILRSKEDIIVRATEARNRVEGAALHAGILVTERCMEVFGSWFRVRAEIMPEREKLELFLEDGGVRYKLEVTFGDILATFGCRLAGRGTDAILWQLHYAPKIYKRISGPTVSSKFSNDRYHACKEDFQFLWVRAPDFSSNSSIGRSCYLCLELVEGLSGSEIQKKLPFLGELGELALLMGQLYYAPSKLVPIISCPPEHSVAYEILFQLNSLVHMQKISCGQVNNDLFDILRGLSLDTTMKILTKMHKLKSTCYEPVQFIKNQLASMRKNRNASSPIKSTPAENIMSCHRVLVTPSKVYFLGPELETSNYVIRHYSEYASDFIRVSFVEEDWGKLSFDAISTSIEQGVFSKPYRTGIYNRILSILKDGIVIGSKKFEFLVFSASQLRSNSIWMFASNDKVTAESIREWMGHFNKIHSVSKCAARMGQLFSSSLQTIDVPFRDVKKISDITVTTDGIPYCFSDGIGKISLSFARQVAQKCGLSHTPSAFQIRYGGYKGVIAVDRTSFQKLSLRPSMLKFESENTMLCVTKWSEYLPCYLNREIICLLSTLGVEDEVFELMQHDQMSLLDEMLTNREITLRMLDKMAFPDARTVVKMLMQGYEPNSEPYLLMMLKAYREYQLSDIRSKCRIFVPKGRVLLGCLDETGSLDYGQVYVKITMTKEELQDTNQTFFDKVDQTAAAVIQKVVVTRNPCLHPGDVRVLQAVYNPQLDNMGLVDCIVFPQRGRRPHPSECSGGDLDGDLYFVCWDEKLIPPKTDTPMDYYARRQRHTDHDVTLEEIQKFFVDYMINDTLGVISTAHLVYADREPAKARSPKCLQLANLHSMAVDFAKTGSSAEMPRILRPKEFPDFMERWDRPMYVSTGILGKLYRSASSHIERPNTDLMDAEMLPQSAYDYDLQVSGFEAFLEVAEDYRNMYSERLSSLMNYYGAEHEDEILTGNLRSRSMYLQRDKKKYGEMKDRILLGVKSLHKEVQGWFKRSCAESESLRMASAWYHVTYHPSYYSENRFLSFPWILSDALLSIKASKSHKRQRGAGNSM; encoded by the exons ATGGGTGGCGGACGCGCCACCGTGCAGGTGTCGAACATCCCGCTGACGGCAGTCGCACAGGAGCTCTTTGAGTTCTTCGACGCCGCCGTGGGCTCCGTCTTCGCCTGCGAGATCGCCACCGCCCGCCGCAATTGGAAGTCCCGGGGCTTTGGCCGCGTCCAGTTCGACTCCCTCGGCGCCGCCGAGAGGGCCTGCCGCCTTGCCGACCGATGCGACCTCCCCGACTTCCAAGGCGCCCGCCTCGCCATCCTCCGCTCCAAGGAGGACATAATCGTCAGGGCCACCGAGGCCCGGAACCGCGTCGAGGGCGCCGCGCTCCACGCGGGGATCCTGGTGACCGAGCGGTGCATGGAGGTGTTCGGTTCGTGGTTTCGCGTGAGGGCCGAGATCATGCCTGAGAGGGAGAAATTGGAGCTTTTCTTGGAGGATGGCGGGGTGAGGTACAAGCTGGAGGTCACGTTTGGCGACATTCTTGCCACCTTCGGGTGTCGATTAGCTGGACGGGGGACAGATGCCATTCTATGGCAG CTCCACTATGCACCAAAAATCTATAAAAGAATTTCTGGCCCTACGGTTAGTTCAAAATTTAGCAATGATCGTTACCATGCCTGTAAAGAAGACTTCCAGTTCCTGTGGGTTCGCGCACCAGATTTTTCATCAAATAGCTCTATTGGGAGGTCTTGTTATCTATGTTTGGAACTTGTGGAAGGATTGTCAGGTTCAGAAATTCAAAAGAAATTGCCATTTCTAGGAGAACTTGGTGAATTAGCCCTCTTAATGGGGCAACTATATTATGCTCCATCAAAATTAGTTCCTATAATAAGTTGCCCACCTGAACATTCAGTGGCATATGAGATCCTTTTTCAGCTTAATTCTCTAGTTCACATGCAAAAAATCTCTTGTGGGCAAGTCAACAATGATTTGTTTGACATTCTCAGAGGACTATCTTTAGATACAACTATGAAAATCCTTACAAAGATGCATAAGTTGAAGTCAACTTGCTATGAGCCAGTGCAATTCATCAAAAATCAGTTGGCTAGCATGAGAAAAAATCGAAATGCTTCATCACCCATCAAAAGCACTCCTGCAGAAAACATAATGAGCTGTCATAGGGTTCTTGTTACTCCATCAAAAGTTTACTTTTTAGGTCCTGAACTTGAAACCTCCAATTATGTCATAAGGCATTATTCTGAATATGCTTCTGACTTCATTAGGGTTTCCTTTGTTGAGGAAGACTGGGGCAAGCTTTCCTTTGATGCAATTTCAACAAGTATTGAGCAAGGGGTGTTTTCTAAACCCTACAGAACTGGGATATATAATCGTATATTATCAATTCTCAAAGATGGGATTGTGATTGGTTCAAAGAAATTTGAGTTTCTGGTATTTTCTGCTAGTCAACTTCGTTCAAATTCTATTTGGATGTTTGCTTCTAATGATAAGGTGACTGCAGAGAGCATTAGAGAATGGATGGGTCATTTTAACAAAATCCATAGTGTATCTAAATGTGCAGCAAGAATGGGTCAGTTATTCAGTTCCTCTTTGCAAACAATAGATGTTCCATTTCGGGATGTGAAGAAAATTTCAGATATTACAGTCACTACTGATGGCATACCATATTGCTTTTCAGATGGTATTGGAAAAATATCTTTATCATTTGCCAGGCAAGTTGCTCAGAAGTGTGGCTTGAGTCATACTCCTTCAGCTTTCCAAATTAGATATGGTGGCTACAAAGGAGTTATAGCTGTTGACCGCACTTCCTTTCAGAAGCTCTCATTACGTCCTAGCATGCTGAAGTTTGAGTCAGAGAACACCATGCTCTGTGTCACTAAATGGAGTGAATATCTGCCGTGCTATCTGAATCGTGAAATTATATGTCTCCTCTCCACATTGGGGGTGGAGGATGAAGTATTTGAATTAATGCAACATGATCAAATGAGTCTTTTAGATGAAATGCTAACCAACAGAGAAATCACTTTGAGAATGTTGGACAAAATGGCTTTTCCTGATGCCAGAACAGTTGTAAAGATGTTGATGCAAGGTTATGAACCAAATTCAGAGCCTTATCTGTTAATGATGCTTAAAGCCTACCGGGAATATCAGTTATCTGATATAAGAAGTAAATGCCGGATCTTTGTTCCAAAAGGCCGGGTCCTCCTTGGATGCTTAGATGAAACAGGCTCATTAGATTATGGACAGGTTTATGTCAAAATAACTATGACAAAGGAAGAGCTACAAGATACAAATCAAACTTTCTTTGACAAGGTTGACCAAACAGCAGCAGCAGTAATTCAAAAGGTCGTGGTCACAAGAAATCCCTGCCTCCACCCTGGTGATGTTAGAGTACTTCAGGCGGTCTATAACCCTCAACTGGATAACATGGGTTTGGTTGACTGCATTGTCTTCCCTCAGAGAGGTAGAAg GCCTCATCCAAGCGAATGCTCTGGTGGAGATCTGGATGGCGATCTATATTTTGTTTGTTGGGATGAAAAACTTATCCCACCAAAGACGGATACACCTATGGACTACTATGCTCGAAGGCAACGCCATACAGATCATGATGTAACACTTGAG GAAATTCAGAAGTTCTTCGTTGATTACATGATCAACGACACCCTTGGTGTCATTTCAACTGCCCACTTGGTTTATGCTGACAGAGAACCAGCCAAAGCTCGGAGCCCCAAATGTCTTCAGCTAGCAAACCTTCATTCCATGGCTGTTGATTTTGCAAAGACAGGAAGTTCAGCAGAAATGCCAAGGATTCTCAGACCAAAAGAGTTCCCAGATTTTATGGAAAGATGGGATAGGCCGATGTATGTCTCCACTGGGATACTTGGAAAGCTCTACCGTTCAGCCTCCAGTCATATAGAGAGGCCAAACACTGACCTTATGGATGCTGAAATGCTCCCTCAATCTGCATATGACTATGACCTTCAAGTCAGTGGATTTGAGGCATTTCTGGAAGTTGCTGAAGATTACCGTAATATGTATTCTGAGAGGTTGAGCTCATTAATGAACTATTATGGAGCAGAGCATGAAGATGAGATATTAACAGGTAATTTGCGTAGCCGATCAATGTATCTGCAGAGGGATAAGAAGAAATACGGGGAAATGAAGGACCGGATCTTACTAGGGGTTAAGAGTTTGCACAAGGAGGTTCAAGGATGGTTCAAACGTAGCTGCGCAGAGAGCGAGTCGTTGAGGATGGCATCAGCATGGTATCATGTGACCTACCATCCGAGCTATTACTCAGAAAATAGATTCCTGAGCTTCCCATGGATATTGAGTGATGCCTTACTAAGCATAAAGGCATCAAAAAGCCATAAACGGCAAAGAGGAGCAGGCAATTCTATGTAA
- the LOC105039189 gene encoding probable RNA-dependent RNA polymerase 2 isoform X2: MAERPLLIAISLETLISQLHYAPKIYKRISGPTVSSKFSNDRYHACKEDFQFLWVRAPDFSSNSSIGRSCYLCLELVEGLSGSEIQKKLPFLGELGELALLMGQLYYAPSKLVPIISCPPEHSVAYEILFQLNSLVHMQKISCGQVNNDLFDILRGLSLDTTMKILTKMHKLKSTCYEPVQFIKNQLASMRKNRNASSPIKSTPAENIMSCHRVLVTPSKVYFLGPELETSNYVIRHYSEYASDFIRVSFVEEDWGKLSFDAISTSIEQGVFSKPYRTGIYNRILSILKDGIVIGSKKFEFLVFSASQLRSNSIWMFASNDKVTAESIREWMGHFNKIHSVSKCAARMGQLFSSSLQTIDVPFRDVKKISDITVTTDGIPYCFSDGIGKISLSFARQVAQKCGLSHTPSAFQIRYGGYKGVIAVDRTSFQKLSLRPSMLKFESENTMLCVTKWSEYLPCYLNREIICLLSTLGVEDEVFELMQHDQMSLLDEMLTNREITLRMLDKMAFPDARTVVKMLMQGYEPNSEPYLLMMLKAYREYQLSDIRSKCRIFVPKGRVLLGCLDETGSLDYGQVYVKITMTKEELQDTNQTFFDKVDQTAAAVIQKVVVTRNPCLHPGDVRVLQAVYNPQLDNMGLVDCIVFPQRGRRPHPSECSGGDLDGDLYFVCWDEKLIPPKTDTPMDYYARRQRHTDHDVTLEEIQKFFVDYMINDTLGVISTAHLVYADREPAKARSPKCLQLANLHSMAVDFAKTGSSAEMPRILRPKEFPDFMERWDRPMYVSTGILGKLYRSASSHIERPNTDLMDAEMLPQSAYDYDLQVSGFEAFLEVAEDYRNMYSERLSSLMNYYGAEHEDEILTGNLRSRSMYLQRDKKKYGEMKDRILLGVKSLHKEVQGWFKRSCAESESLRMASAWYHVTYHPSYYSENRFLSFPWILSDALLSIKASKSHKRQRGAGNSM; this comes from the exons ATGGCAG AAAGACCTCTGTTGATTGCAATCTCACTTGAAACTTTAATATCTCAGCTCCACTATGCACCAAAAATCTATAAAAGAATTTCTGGCCCTACGGTTAGTTCAAAATTTAGCAATGATCGTTACCATGCCTGTAAAGAAGACTTCCAGTTCCTGTGGGTTCGCGCACCAGATTTTTCATCAAATAGCTCTATTGGGAGGTCTTGTTATCTATGTTTGGAACTTGTGGAAGGATTGTCAGGTTCAGAAATTCAAAAGAAATTGCCATTTCTAGGAGAACTTGGTGAATTAGCCCTCTTAATGGGGCAACTATATTATGCTCCATCAAAATTAGTTCCTATAATAAGTTGCCCACCTGAACATTCAGTGGCATATGAGATCCTTTTTCAGCTTAATTCTCTAGTTCACATGCAAAAAATCTCTTGTGGGCAAGTCAACAATGATTTGTTTGACATTCTCAGAGGACTATCTTTAGATACAACTATGAAAATCCTTACAAAGATGCATAAGTTGAAGTCAACTTGCTATGAGCCAGTGCAATTCATCAAAAATCAGTTGGCTAGCATGAGAAAAAATCGAAATGCTTCATCACCCATCAAAAGCACTCCTGCAGAAAACATAATGAGCTGTCATAGGGTTCTTGTTACTCCATCAAAAGTTTACTTTTTAGGTCCTGAACTTGAAACCTCCAATTATGTCATAAGGCATTATTCTGAATATGCTTCTGACTTCATTAGGGTTTCCTTTGTTGAGGAAGACTGGGGCAAGCTTTCCTTTGATGCAATTTCAACAAGTATTGAGCAAGGGGTGTTTTCTAAACCCTACAGAACTGGGATATATAATCGTATATTATCAATTCTCAAAGATGGGATTGTGATTGGTTCAAAGAAATTTGAGTTTCTGGTATTTTCTGCTAGTCAACTTCGTTCAAATTCTATTTGGATGTTTGCTTCTAATGATAAGGTGACTGCAGAGAGCATTAGAGAATGGATGGGTCATTTTAACAAAATCCATAGTGTATCTAAATGTGCAGCAAGAATGGGTCAGTTATTCAGTTCCTCTTTGCAAACAATAGATGTTCCATTTCGGGATGTGAAGAAAATTTCAGATATTACAGTCACTACTGATGGCATACCATATTGCTTTTCAGATGGTATTGGAAAAATATCTTTATCATTTGCCAGGCAAGTTGCTCAGAAGTGTGGCTTGAGTCATACTCCTTCAGCTTTCCAAATTAGATATGGTGGCTACAAAGGAGTTATAGCTGTTGACCGCACTTCCTTTCAGAAGCTCTCATTACGTCCTAGCATGCTGAAGTTTGAGTCAGAGAACACCATGCTCTGTGTCACTAAATGGAGTGAATATCTGCCGTGCTATCTGAATCGTGAAATTATATGTCTCCTCTCCACATTGGGGGTGGAGGATGAAGTATTTGAATTAATGCAACATGATCAAATGAGTCTTTTAGATGAAATGCTAACCAACAGAGAAATCACTTTGAGAATGTTGGACAAAATGGCTTTTCCTGATGCCAGAACAGTTGTAAAGATGTTGATGCAAGGTTATGAACCAAATTCAGAGCCTTATCTGTTAATGATGCTTAAAGCCTACCGGGAATATCAGTTATCTGATATAAGAAGTAAATGCCGGATCTTTGTTCCAAAAGGCCGGGTCCTCCTTGGATGCTTAGATGAAACAGGCTCATTAGATTATGGACAGGTTTATGTCAAAATAACTATGACAAAGGAAGAGCTACAAGATACAAATCAAACTTTCTTTGACAAGGTTGACCAAACAGCAGCAGCAGTAATTCAAAAGGTCGTGGTCACAAGAAATCCCTGCCTCCACCCTGGTGATGTTAGAGTACTTCAGGCGGTCTATAACCCTCAACTGGATAACATGGGTTTGGTTGACTGCATTGTCTTCCCTCAGAGAGGTAGAAg GCCTCATCCAAGCGAATGCTCTGGTGGAGATCTGGATGGCGATCTATATTTTGTTTGTTGGGATGAAAAACTTATCCCACCAAAGACGGATACACCTATGGACTACTATGCTCGAAGGCAACGCCATACAGATCATGATGTAACACTTGAG GAAATTCAGAAGTTCTTCGTTGATTACATGATCAACGACACCCTTGGTGTCATTTCAACTGCCCACTTGGTTTATGCTGACAGAGAACCAGCCAAAGCTCGGAGCCCCAAATGTCTTCAGCTAGCAAACCTTCATTCCATGGCTGTTGATTTTGCAAAGACAGGAAGTTCAGCAGAAATGCCAAGGATTCTCAGACCAAAAGAGTTCCCAGATTTTATGGAAAGATGGGATAGGCCGATGTATGTCTCCACTGGGATACTTGGAAAGCTCTACCGTTCAGCCTCCAGTCATATAGAGAGGCCAAACACTGACCTTATGGATGCTGAAATGCTCCCTCAATCTGCATATGACTATGACCTTCAAGTCAGTGGATTTGAGGCATTTCTGGAAGTTGCTGAAGATTACCGTAATATGTATTCTGAGAGGTTGAGCTCATTAATGAACTATTATGGAGCAGAGCATGAAGATGAGATATTAACAGGTAATTTGCGTAGCCGATCAATGTATCTGCAGAGGGATAAGAAGAAATACGGGGAAATGAAGGACCGGATCTTACTAGGGGTTAAGAGTTTGCACAAGGAGGTTCAAGGATGGTTCAAACGTAGCTGCGCAGAGAGCGAGTCGTTGAGGATGGCATCAGCATGGTATCATGTGACCTACCATCCGAGCTATTACTCAGAAAATAGATTCCTGAGCTTCCCATGGATATTGAGTGATGCCTTACTAAGCATAAAGGCATCAAAAAGCCATAAACGGCAAAGAGGAGCAGGCAATTCTATGTAA